GCGGGCAAGGTCCGTTACATCGGGGCCAGTTCGATGTACGCCTGGCAGTTCTCCAAGATGCAGTACACCGCCGAGCGGCACGGCTGGACGAGGTTCGTGTCGATGCAGAACCACTACAACCTCGTCTACCGCGAGGAGGAGCGCGAGATGCTGCCCCTCTGCGCGGACCAGGGCGTCGGCGTGCTGCCCTGGAGCCCGCTCGCCCGCGGCCGGCTCACCCGCGACTGGGACACCGCCACCGAGCGCAGCGCCACCGACAACTTCGGCAGCACCCTCTACCAGGAGGGCGACCGAGCCGTGGTCGAGGCCGTCACCCGCATCGCCGCCGAGCGCGGAGTACCGCGCGCCCAGGTCGCCCTCGCCTGGCTGCTGCACCAGGACACGGTGACCGCGCCGATCGTCGGCGCGTCGAAGCCGGGGCACCTCGAGGACGCCGTGGCAGCGGTGGAACTGACGCTCAGTGAGAAGGAGACCGAGGAGCTGGAGCGCCCCTACGCGCCCCACCCGATCGCCGGCCACTGATCCCGCAACGGGCGCCTCAGGGGCCCGTGCCCGCCTCCAGGGCGGTGACGGACACCGACGACTCGTCGCCGCCCACCGGGACCTCACCGGCCGTCCACTTCACCTTGAGGGGATCGTGCTCGTCCGGCGGGGTGACGAGCAGGGCCGCCGGGGTGGCCGTGCGGGCGCCGCTGATCTGCGGGCTGGAGAACGACAGCCCGGCCCAGGCGCTCTCGCCCGGCGTCAGCGTGACGGTGCGCGGGGAGGCGGGCGTGCGTTCCGGGTCCGGGCCCAACTGCTTGCCGGACGCGTCCAGGAAGGCGGCGCCGGGATGGCCGTACAACGTGCAGGTGCGGTCGGCGGTGTTGGTCAGCACCACCGGGAAGTTCCGCTGGCCGGCGCCCGGGTCGACGCGGCCGACCGTGGCGCGCAGCTCGGAGGTGTGGCAGCGGCCGTCGGTACGGCCCGAGGCGGAGGCCGACCCCGCGGTGTCGCTCGGCGCGGCGCCGACCGCGGGCGCGGTGTCGGTCGCGGTACCGGGGTCCGTCGCGGCCCCGGGGTCCGTACCGGTCGTGCGGGCGGACTCGGCGGGCCGCGGGGTGCTCGACGTACCGCTCTCGGTGCCGCAGGCGCTCAGCAGGCCGAGAAGCGCGGCCCCGCTCGCGAGCAGGGCCGTCCGGCGCAGCGGCTGGGACGTGTTCGCCATCGCTTTCCACACTCCCGTCAGGTCTCGCGCACAGCGCGCCCCGACGCGGCGCCGTACGCCCTGTTCCCCACGGGTGTCCCGTCACACCGCCCGGGAAACGGGGGCCTCATTCCTCGTCGAGCAGCCCCAGCTCCGCCCAGATCGTCTTGCCGTCGGTCGTGTGCCGGCTGCCCCAGCGCTGGGTGAGCTGGGCGACCAGCAGCAGGCCGCGCCCGCCCTCGTCCCAGGTCTTGGCCCGGCGCAGGTGGGGCGCGGTGTGGCTGGTGTCGGAGACCTCGCAGATCAGCGTGGCCGCGTCGTGGATCAGCCGCAGCCGGATGGGCGGGGAGCCGTACCGGATGGCGTTGGTGACCAGCTCGCTCACCACCAGTTCGGCGGTGAAGGACGCCTCCAGCAGGCTCCAGGTGGACAGCTGTTCGAGGACCTGCTTGCGCACCGGGGCGACCAGCGAGGGGTCGGCGGGGATGTCCCAGGTGGCGACCTGTCCGGCGGGCAGCCCCCGGGTGCGGGCCAGCAGCAGTGCCACGTCGTCGGCCGCGCTGCCCGACGGGAGCAGGGTGCGCAGCACGCGGTCGCAGGTGACGTCCAGGGAGTCGGCCGGGGTCGACAGCGCCTCGCGGAGCAGCGACTGGCCGGCGTCGGCGTCCCGGTCCCGGCTCTCGACCAGGCCGTCGGTGTAGAGCGCCAGCACGCTGCCCTCGCGCAGCTCCAGCTCAGCAGACTCGAACGGCAGCCCGCCCACGCCCAGCGGCGGCCCCGAGGGCAGCTCGAGCAGCCGGGGCGGTCCGTGGGGCGGTACCAGGACGGGCGCCGGATGCCCGGCCCGGGCCAGGGCGCACTGCCGCGAGACCGGGTCGTACACCGCGTACAGGCAGGTGGCGCCGACCTCGCCCGCGCTGTCCTCGCCCGACTCCTCGGAGAGCCGGACCACCAGGTCGTCGAGGTGGGTGAGCAGTTCCTCGGGTGTCAGGTCGATGTCGGCGAGGGTGCGGACGGCGGTGCGCAGCCGGCCCATCGTCGCCGACGCCTGGATGCCGTGGCCGACGACGTCCCCGACGACCACGGCCACCCGCATCCCGGACAGCGGGATGACGTCGAACCAGTCGCCGCCGACTCCCGCGCGGGCGGCCGGCAGGTAGCGGGAGGCCGCCTCCACCGCGGCGGTGGGCGGCAGCCACCGGGGGAGCAGGCTGCGCTGGAGGGTGAGCGTGGCCTCGCGCTCGCGGGAGTAGCGGCGGGCGTTGTCGATGCAGACGGCGGCGCGGGCGGTGACCTCCTCGGCCAGCAGGACGTCGTCGTGGGTGAACGGGTAGGGGCGCCGGAACCGGGTGAAGACCGCCACGCCGAGGGTGGTGCCGCGGGCCTGGAGCGGCACCGACATCAGGGAGTGGACGCCGAACTCCCGCACCCGCTGGAGCCGGACCGGGTCCCACTCCAGCCAGTGTTCGAGGTCGCCGGAGGTCTCCGAGGCCACGATCGCCTGGCCCGAGAGCAGGCACTCGGCCTGTGGCGAACCGGCCGGGTAGACGTCCAGTTCGCCGGTCTCGGCCACCGCCGGCGGGTGGTCCGGGGTGACCGACCGCTGGGCCGTCCTGCGCAATGCCACCGGCGGTTCGACCACGGTGGCGGGCTCGCCGCCGTTCTCGCGCGGGTCCAGCAGGTCGACGGTGACGAGGTCGGCGAGTGCGGGCACGCACACGTCCGCCAGTTCCTGTGCCGTACGGGTGACGTCGAGGGTGCTGCCGATGCGCACGCTGGCCTCGTTGACCAGTTGCAGCCGCTGCCGGGCGAGGTGCTGCTCGGTGAAGTCGTGGGCGCTCACGCAGACGCCGATCACGCGGCCGTCCGGGGCGGTCAGGGGTGCGACCCGCGCGTTCCACGCGTGGGCGCGGCTCTCGCCGACGGCCCTGAGATGGGTCTGCATGTCGGACCGGCGGCCGGTCTCCAGGACCTGCCGCATGTGCCGCTCGAGTTCGCTGTTCTGCCGACGGCTGCTGATGTCGGTGGCCCGCAGGCCGCGCAGCCCGTCCCGCGGAAGTCCCACGAGCTGTGCCATCGCGTCGTTTACTCCGCGCAGCAGGAGCCGGTCATCGAAGATCATCATGGCGCAGGGTGACTGGGTGAGCGCCGCTCTGACCAGAGGGTCGTCCGCAGGCTCGGGGTTCACCTCCAGGGGCGCCGCGGCGAGCCAGGTGTCCGGCGAGCCGTCCTGCGACGGTCTGCGGTGGGCGAGCACCCACACCGACACGGTGTGCCCGTCCCGGTGCCGCAGCTCCAGGGTGCCGCTCCACTGGTCGGCGTCGAGGCCGGGGGGAGCGGGTTCGGCGCCGTCGGCCAGCAGCGCGGCGGCGGGGCGTCCGACGACGTCGGCGGCGGGGTGGCCGAGCAGCAGGTGGGCGCCCTCGTTCCACTCCCGCAAGGTGCCGGAGTCGTCCACTACGACGCGGGCGGTGGCGGCATCGTCGAACGGGTTGACCGGACTCATCGTCGCCACTCCATTGCGCACACCCACTGTGAACAGCGCGTCACCTGCTTCCCAGCCTAGTGCGTCCGGGCCCCGTGCGGACCCGAACCACCGGGCCCACGCTGCTCCATGGCCGCGGGGCCACCGGGCGGGTCGGGACACCCGCGACAGAAAGTGCTTTCCGTGGCCTTGACGAGCGCGTATGCCAGGACGTCAGAATCTGTTTGGTCACGATCAGTTGTGAGTACTTCTGGGCCCCGATGAGGGAGATGCGTCATGACGGTCACGCGCAGATCGGTACTGATCGCCTCCGCGGCCACGCCCGCGGCCGGGGCGGTCCTCGCCGCCCCCACGGCGTCGGCCGCGGACGCGACGGGTGGTGCCCCGGGCCGCCGGACCGTCGCCCTGCGCGACGGCTGGCGCTTCCGGCTCGCCGATCCCGACGGGGCCGCCGACGGTTCCACCGCCCCCGCCGACCCCGCGTACGACGACGCGGCATGGCGGGAGGTCGCCGTCCCGCACGACTGGAGCATCGAACAGACGCCCACCACCGAGCACGGCACCACCAGCGGGACCGGCTTCCTGCCCGGCGGCCTCGGCTGGTACCGGCTCGCCTTCACCCTGCCGCCAGCCCTGTCCGGCAAGCGGATCTCGGTCGAGTTCGACGGCGTCTACATGGACGCCCGCGTCCACTGCAACGGCCGGGAGGCCGGCCGCCACCCCTACGGCTACACCGGATTCGCCCTCGACCTGACCGACCTGGTGCACACCGACGGCCGCACCGAGAACGTCCTCGCGGTGCAGGTGCGCAACCGGCTGCCGAGCAGCCGCTGGTACTCCGGCAGCGGCATCTACCGCGAGGCCCGCCTCGTGGTCACCGAGCCCGTGCACGTACGGCGCTGGGGCACGTACGTCACCACGCCCCGGGTGAGCGCGGAACGCGCCGTCGTCCGGGTGGAGACGGCCGTCGTCAACACCTCGGGCGCCGCGCGCGAGGTCGAGGTCAGGTCGTCCGTCGAGGACGCCGACGGACGCACGGTGGCCCGGGCCGCCTCCACGGCCCGGGTGACCGACGAGGCGAGCGAGACCCACGAACTCACCGTCGCCCGCCCCCGGACCTGGGACTTCGCGGACCCGCACCGGTACATCCTGCACACCGAACTGCGCGTCGCCGGCCGGACCGTCGACACCTACCGCACCCCCTTCGGCATCCGCACCTGCCGCGTCGACCCCGAGGAGGGCTTCCACCTCAACGGGAGGTACGCCAAGATCAAGGGCGTCGACCTCCACCACGACCTCGGCGCACTCGGCGCCGCCGTCAGCGCCGACGCGATCCGCCGCCAGATGACGATCATGAAGTCGATGGGCGTCAACGCCTTCCGCACCTCCCACAACCCGCCCTCGCCCGAGATGATCGAGGTCTGCGAGGAACTGGGCATCGTGATGCTGGTGGAGGCATTCGACTGCTGGCGCACCGGCAAGAACCCCTACGACTACGGCCGCTTCTTCAACGAGTGGTGCGAGCGCGACGCCACCGAGATGGTGCTCGCGGCCCGCAACTCGCCCGCCGTCGTCATGTGGTCTATCGGCAACGAGGTCCCCGACTCCACCTCCACCGCCGGACTCGCCATGGCCGACCGGATCATCGACGCGATCCGGGCCGCCGACGCCACCCGGCCGCTCGTCATCGGCTCCGACAAGTACCGCGGAATGCCGGCCAAGGGCTCCGCGGCCGACCTCATGCTGGCCAAGCTGGACGGACTGGGCCTCAACTACAACACCGCCAAGTCCGTCGACGACCTGCACGCGGCCTACCCGCACCTCTTCCTCTTCGAGTCCGAGTCGTCGTCCGAGACCTCCACGCGCGGCACCTACCAGGAGCCGGAGCGCCTGAACACCGGCGAGAACCACACCCCGGGACGCCGGGCCACCTCGTCCTACGACAACAACCTCGCCTCCTGGACCATGAGCGGCGAGTACGGCCACAAGAAGGACCGGGACCGCAGGTGGTTCGCCGGCCAGTTCCTGTGGTCCGGCATCGACTACATCGGGGAACCCACGCCGTACGACGTCTTCCCGGTCAAGGCGTCCTTCTTCGGCGCGGTCGACACCGCCGGCTTCCCGAAGGACATGTACCACCTGTTCCGCAGCCAGTGGACGGACGAGCCCATGGTCCACCTGCTGCCGGAGACCTGGAACCACCGCGAGGGC
The Streptomyces sp. NBC_01723 genome window above contains:
- a CDS encoding SpoIIE family protein phosphatase; the protein is MSPVNPFDDAATARVVVDDSGTLREWNEGAHLLLGHPAADVVGRPAAALLADGAEPAPPGLDADQWSGTLELRHRDGHTVSVWVLAHRRPSQDGSPDTWLAAAPLEVNPEPADDPLVRAALTQSPCAMMIFDDRLLLRGVNDAMAQLVGLPRDGLRGLRATDISSRRQNSELERHMRQVLETGRRSDMQTHLRAVGESRAHAWNARVAPLTAPDGRVIGVCVSAHDFTEQHLARQRLQLVNEASVRIGSTLDVTRTAQELADVCVPALADLVTVDLLDPRENGGEPATVVEPPVALRRTAQRSVTPDHPPAVAETGELDVYPAGSPQAECLLSGQAIVASETSGDLEHWLEWDPVRLQRVREFGVHSLMSVPLQARGTTLGVAVFTRFRRPYPFTHDDVLLAEEVTARAAVCIDNARRYSREREATLTLQRSLLPRWLPPTAAVEAASRYLPAARAGVGGDWFDVIPLSGMRVAVVVGDVVGHGIQASATMGRLRTAVRTLADIDLTPEELLTHLDDLVVRLSEESGEDSAGEVGATCLYAVYDPVSRQCALARAGHPAPVLVPPHGPPRLLELPSGPPLGVGGLPFESAELELREGSVLALYTDGLVESRDRDADAGQSLLREALSTPADSLDVTCDRVLRTLLPSGSAADDVALLLARTRGLPAGQVATWDIPADPSLVAPVRKQVLEQLSTWSLLEASFTAELVVSELVTNAIRYGSPPIRLRLIHDAATLICEVSDTSHTAPHLRRAKTWDEGGRGLLLVAQLTQRWGSRHTTDGKTIWAELGLLDEE
- a CDS encoding aldo/keto reductase, yielding MQYVKLGSTGLDVSRICLGCMTYGVSDRGTHEWTLDEEASRPLVRQALEAGITFFDTANVYSDGTSEEIVGKALRDFARRDDIVLATKVNGRMRPGPNGAGLSRKAIMTEIDHSLRRLGTDYVDLYQIHRYDQDTPVEETMEALHDLVKAGKVRYIGASSMYAWQFSKMQYTAERHGWTRFVSMQNHYNLVYREEEREMLPLCADQGVGVLPWSPLARGRLTRDWDTATERSATDNFGSTLYQEGDRAVVEAVTRIAAERGVPRAQVALAWLLHQDTVTAPIVGASKPGHLEDAVAAVELTLSEKETEELERPYAPHPIAGH
- a CDS encoding DUF4232 domain-containing protein, which codes for MANTSQPLRRTALLASGAALLGLLSACGTESGTSSTPRPAESARTTGTDPGAATDPGTATDTAPAVGAAPSDTAGSASASGRTDGRCHTSELRATVGRVDPGAGQRNFPVVLTNTADRTCTLYGHPGAAFLDASGKQLGPDPERTPASPRTVTLTPGESAWAGLSFSSPQISGARTATPAALLVTPPDEHDPLKVKWTAGEVPVGGDESSVSVTALEAGTGP
- a CDS encoding glycoside hydrolase family 2 TIM barrel-domain containing protein, with the translated sequence MTVTRRSVLIASAATPAAGAVLAAPTASAADATGGAPGRRTVALRDGWRFRLADPDGAADGSTAPADPAYDDAAWREVAVPHDWSIEQTPTTEHGTTSGTGFLPGGLGWYRLAFTLPPALSGKRISVEFDGVYMDARVHCNGREAGRHPYGYTGFALDLTDLVHTDGRTENVLAVQVRNRLPSSRWYSGSGIYREARLVVTEPVHVRRWGTYVTTPRVSAERAVVRVETAVVNTSGAAREVEVRSSVEDADGRTVARAASTARVTDEASETHELTVARPRTWDFADPHRYILHTELRVAGRTVDTYRTPFGIRTCRVDPEEGFHLNGRYAKIKGVDLHHDLGALGAAVSADAIRRQMTIMKSMGVNAFRTSHNPPSPEMIEVCEELGIVMLVEAFDCWRTGKNPYDYGRFFNEWCERDATEMVLAARNSPAVVMWSIGNEVPDSTSTAGLAMADRIIDAIRAADATRPLVIGSDKYRGMPAKGSAADLMLAKLDGLGLNYNTAKSVDDLHAAYPHLFLFESESSSETSTRGTYQEPERLNTGENHTPGRRATSSYDNNLASWTMSGEYGHKKDRDRRWFAGQFLWSGIDYIGEPTPYDVFPVKASFFGAVDTAGFPKDMYHLFRSQWTDEPMVHLLPETWNHREGDTVEVWAYANVDTVELFLNGRSLGTRRFDTKRTADGRTYLETTEATGDDKTFTDGPYPGSYTSPTGSAGKLHLTWRVPFEPGELKAVARREGRTVATDVLRTAGEAHAVRLTPDRETVAADGRSLVFVTAEVVDRHGVLVPGAEHLITFDVAGGSLAGLDNGRQESAERYQASTRTAFHGKALAIVRSGTRPGVLRVSARAHGLRTGTATVGARRAPDPATTPAPEFRPEHPAPVDHPHADASYSGRPDTLPAAMIDGDPATGWSNGFRKAATALLPAFDGARPEDWISLAHGRTRRYGRIEVSFTVDDAHSLPAAVEVAVWDGRAWRAAGGTETDWATSSDAPTVVTFDAVRGSGVRLTLTSRHPGEVRGAIRVSRLEAPAV